One segment of Nostoc flagelliforme CCNUN1 DNA contains the following:
- the glpX gene encoding class II fructose-bisphosphatase has product MENTLGLEIIEVVEQAAIASSKWMGKGEKDIADQVAVEAMRERMNKIYMRGRIVIGEGERDNAPMLYIGEEVGICTQPNAEALCNPDELVEIDIAVDPCEGTNLVAYGQPGSMAVLAISEKGGLFAAPDFYMKKLAAPPAAKGKVDINKSATENLKILSECLERSIEELVIVVMKRERHNDLIKEIREAGARVALISDGDVGAAISCGFAGTNIHALMGIGAAPEGVISAAAMRALGGHFQGQLIYDPAVVKTGLIGENREANIDRLKSMNINDPDKVYDAHELASGKTVLFAACGITSGNLMNGVRFFNGGARTQSLVISNQSKTARFVDTIHMFGEPKTLQLN; this is encoded by the coding sequence GTGGAAAATACACTTGGGTTAGAGATTATTGAAGTAGTAGAGCAAGCCGCGATCGCTTCCTCGAAATGGATGGGCAAAGGCGAAAAAGACATTGCTGACCAAGTAGCAGTGGAAGCTATGCGGGAGCGGATGAATAAAATCTATATGCGGGGTCGCATTGTGATTGGGGAAGGCGAACGCGACAACGCACCTATGTTATACATCGGGGAAGAAGTTGGTATTTGTACTCAACCAAATGCCGAAGCTCTCTGTAATCCTGATGAACTCGTTGAAATTGATATCGCCGTTGACCCCTGTGAAGGTACGAACTTGGTAGCTTATGGGCAACCTGGTTCGATGGCTGTCTTGGCAATTTCTGAAAAGGGTGGATTATTTGCTGCTCCTGACTTCTATATGAAGAAGTTAGCAGCACCTCCCGCAGCTAAAGGCAAGGTAGACATCAACAAGTCAGCAACAGAAAACCTGAAGATTCTCTCTGAGTGTCTAGAGCGCTCTATTGAAGAACTCGTAATCGTGGTCATGAAGCGCGAACGCCACAACGATTTAATTAAAGAAATCCGTGAGGCTGGAGCGAGAGTCGCCCTAATTTCAGACGGTGATGTGGGTGCAGCTATAAGCTGCGGTTTTGCTGGAACTAATATCCACGCTCTGATGGGTATTGGTGCGGCTCCTGAAGGTGTAATCTCGGCAGCTGCAATGCGTGCTTTAGGTGGACACTTCCAAGGTCAACTGATTTACGATCCAGCAGTCGTAAAAACAGGTCTGATTGGAGAAAACAGAGAAGCTAACATCGATCGCTTAAAGTCTATGAATATCAATGACCCCGATAAGGTCTATGATGCTCATGAACTGGCATCTGGTAAAACTGTTCTGTTCGCTGCTTGCGGCATTACCAGTGGTAATCTGATGAATGGTGTACGTTTTTTCAACGGCGGAGCAAGAACTCAAAGCTTGGTAATTTCTAACCAGTCGAAAACGGCTCGATTTGTTGATACAATTCACATGTTTGGTGAACCCAAGACTCTCCAACTGAACTAA
- a CDS encoding DUF981 family protein, which yields MFIDYITLMLINMVAGLFLLADYVYRGIDSSNQRQWITGFGITGAIALTTGLHMSFTWPVIGSFNIAFGETSVLFGILFVAAAISLAQGWDLFTIAVYAFFAGVVAIIVGIRILNLNLTKEPLLSGIGFILTGLGGIFAAPTLYWKTNRTWRLIGVAVLIVAALIWALTGYLSYWNHLEGFQKWVPAPMR from the coding sequence GTGTTTATCGACTACATCACACTAATGTTGATCAATATGGTAGCTGGTTTATTTCTACTGGCTGACTATGTGTATCGTGGTATAGATAGTTCTAATCAAAGACAGTGGATTACCGGCTTTGGAATTACGGGTGCGATCGCACTCACAACTGGTTTACACATGAGCTTCACCTGGCCAGTAATAGGTAGCTTTAACATTGCCTTCGGTGAGACAAGTGTCTTATTTGGAATCTTGTTTGTGGCAGCTGCGATTTCTCTTGCTCAAGGTTGGGATTTATTCACAATAGCAGTTTACGCTTTCTTTGCTGGTGTAGTTGCGATCATAGTGGGTATCCGCATCCTCAACTTGAATTTGACCAAGGAACCGCTTTTGTCGGGAATCGGCTTTATTTTAACCGGCTTAGGTGGTATTTTTGCAGCGCCAACCCTCTATTGGAAAACCAATCGAACCTGGCGACTAATTGGCGTAGCAGTGCTGATAGTAGCCGCTCTAATTTGGGCATTGACTGGATATTTGTCTTACTGGAATCATTTAGAGGGTTTCCAAAAGTGGGTTCCAGCCCCAATGCGGTAA
- the grxC gene encoding glutaredoxin 3 yields the protein MLDFLNPLLNRHPERVKANVELYTWQTCAYCIRAKMLLWWKGVNFTEYKIDGDEAARAKMAERANGRRTVPQIFINNQHIGGCDDLYQLDTQSQLDPLLAQAAI from the coding sequence ATGCTGGACTTTCTGAATCCCCTTTTAAATCGCCATCCAGAGCGAGTCAAAGCCAACGTAGAACTTTATACATGGCAAACTTGTGCTTACTGCATTCGTGCCAAAATGCTGCTGTGGTGGAAAGGTGTAAATTTTACCGAATATAAAATCGACGGCGACGAAGCAGCCAGAGCTAAAATGGCAGAACGCGCTAACGGACGCCGTACTGTACCGCAAATTTTTATCAATAACCAGCACATTGGCGGCTGCGATGATCTTTATCAACTAGACACACAAAGTCAACTCGATCCCCTTTTAGCCCAAGCCGCTATTTAG
- the tadA gene encoding tRNA adenosine(34) deaminase TadA, whose protein sequence is MLTKYTKYIIHQQWMSSALELAKVAGDAGEVPVGAVIIDSTGKLLAQGENRKERDKDPTAHAEILAIKRAATTLQNWHLNECTLYVTLEPCPMCAGAIVQARLGLLVYGVDDTKTGAIRTVINIPDSAASNHRLQVIGGVLESACREQLQAWFATRRRSVN, encoded by the coding sequence ATGCTAACTAAGTACACAAAATATATTATACATCAACAATGGATGAGTTCTGCTTTAGAATTAGCAAAAGTAGCAGGTGATGCAGGTGAAGTCCCTGTAGGTGCTGTTATCATTGATTCAACAGGCAAATTGCTAGCACAAGGAGAAAACAGAAAAGAGCGCGACAAAGACCCTACCGCTCATGCGGAAATTCTCGCTATAAAAAGAGCTGCAACAACTTTACAAAATTGGCATCTTAATGAATGCACCCTCTACGTAACTCTTGAACCTTGCCCGATGTGTGCAGGTGCGATCGTCCAAGCGCGTCTAGGACTACTTGTATATGGAGTAGACGATACAAAAACTGGCGCAATTCGTACAGTTATTAACATACCCGATAGTGCTGCTTCTAATCACCGCTTACAGGTAATCGGAGGCGTTCTAGAGTCAGCTTGTCGTGAGCAATTACAGGCTTGGTTTGCTACTAGGCGGCGTAGTGTAAACTAA
- a CDS encoding tail fiber domain-containing protein, with protein sequence MSNSLSRRQIAGLSGGFVFANLITSLIANGRTQAQTGSLDNLFVSGNVGIGTTNPFRKLDVRGTEIHSGGVTGGFSFGNRETAEFVETPNAGQRWVWYASGGTARLWSGGNKVTVNTSGIISATLFLTSSSREIKENIAELSSREAIETLQDLHPVKFSYKADSEKNLHNGFIAEDVPNTVATFDRKTVSSMDIVAVLTKVVKEQQKTIATLVDKVKTLEARST encoded by the coding sequence ATGTCTAATAGTCTTTCTCGTCGTCAAATTGCCGGACTCTCTGGTGGTTTCGTTTTCGCAAATCTAATTACTAGCTTAATTGCAAATGGTCGGACACAAGCACAGACCGGGAGTTTGGATAATCTTTTTGTATCTGGAAATGTTGGTATTGGAACAACAAATCCCTTTCGGAAACTAGACGTAAGAGGCACCGAAATTCATAGTGGTGGTGTTACTGGTGGTTTTTCCTTTGGTAATCGAGAAACTGCTGAGTTTGTAGAAACTCCAAATGCTGGGCAACGATGGGTTTGGTATGCATCAGGTGGTACGGCTCGCCTCTGGTCTGGAGGAAATAAAGTCACTGTTAATACAAGTGGGATTATTAGTGCGACTCTCTTTTTAACCTCTTCATCAAGGGAAATCAAAGAAAATATTGCTGAACTTTCCAGTCGGGAGGCGATTGAGACATTACAAGACCTCCACCCCGTTAAGTTTAGTTATAAAGCGGATAGTGAAAAAAATTTACATAATGGATTTATTGCGGAAGATGTTCCAAACACAGTGGCAACTTTTGACAGAAAAACAGTAAGTTCAATGGATATTGTTGCTGTACTAACTAAAGTAGTGAAAGAGCAGCAGAAGACAATAGCAACATTAGTTGACAAAGTAAAGACGCTAGAAGCTCGAAGCACTTAA
- a CDS encoding BolA family protein — protein sequence MISPQQVEAMIKAELPDAQVQVQDLTGGGDHYQVTVVSSHFAGKGLVQQHQLVYGALGQAMSTEAIHALAVKTYTPESWQATPAS from the coding sequence ATGATTAGTCCGCAGCAGGTTGAGGCAATGATCAAGGCGGAACTGCCAGACGCCCAGGTTCAGGTGCAAGACTTGACTGGTGGCGGTGACCACTATCAGGTAACAGTAGTTTCATCGCACTTTGCAGGTAAGGGACTAGTGCAACAGCACCAGTTAGTTTATGGTGCTTTGGGGCAAGCTATGTCAACTGAAGCAATTCATGCCTTGGCAGTAAAAACATATACTCCTGAATCTTGGCAAGCAACACCAGCTTCGTAA
- the grxD gene encoding Grx4 family monothiol glutaredoxin — translation MTPELKEKIDNLLQQNKIMVFMKGNKLMPQCGFSNNVVQILNTLGVPFETIDVLSDSEIRQGIKEYSNWPTIPQVYINGEFVGGSDILIEMYQKGELQEKVEVALASS, via the coding sequence ATGACGCCAGAACTCAAAGAGAAAATTGATAACTTGCTACAACAGAACAAGATTATGGTTTTCATGAAGGGAAACAAGTTAATGCCCCAATGTGGTTTCTCCAACAACGTTGTGCAGATTCTCAATACCTTGGGAGTTCCCTTCGAGACAATTGACGTTCTATCAGATTCTGAAATCCGTCAAGGAATTAAGGAATACTCTAACTGGCCGACAATTCCCCAAGTGTATATCAATGGTGAATTCGTTGGCGGTTCTGACATTTTGATTGAAATGTACCAAAAAGGTGAATTACAGGAAAAGGTAGAAGTAGCACTAGCCTCGTCGTAA
- a CDS encoding DUF6761 family protein: MLQDTQSIRYYQRLTDAFVELWNRGYRTDDMRMYLDGYLAALRHGNILEPFLIHRLEEEASRYLYDGSNFAVPQPQAQHDYY, from the coding sequence ATGCTCCAAGACACACAAAGTATCCGCTATTACCAAAGACTCACCGACGCCTTCGTCGAGTTATGGAATCGCGGTTATCGCACGGATGATATGCGGATGTATTTGGATGGATATCTAGCCGCACTAAGACATGGCAACATTCTTGAACCTTTTCTGATTCATCGCTTAGAAGAGGAAGCCAGCCGCTACTTGTACGATGGATCAAATTTTGCAGTGCCGCAACCACAGGCACAACACGATTACTACTAA
- a CDS encoding response regulator transcription factor, whose amino-acid sequence MGSVCIEIIEGNPHLRSLLGWHLQQLEYRVHQAASIYQAREVFLSHQPTLVVLDADLPDGDGIEFCRWLHRQQQPLILMLSARNSESDIVAGLKAGADDYLSKPFGMQEFLARVEALIRRKRTPTAPAYLDYGTLQIDLVQRRVRFQGEFIDLTPQEFSLLYVLAQAGGVPLSRSELLRRAWPDAIDNPRTIDTHVLSLRKKVELDPRQPNLIQTIRNVGYRFNMEILNSNISQSQTTKLARERFNNQRSTLSSSV is encoded by the coding sequence GTGGGTTCGGTTTGTATAGAAATCATTGAGGGGAATCCCCATCTGAGGTCGTTGCTGGGTTGGCACTTGCAACAACTGGAATACCGTGTGCATCAAGCTGCCAGCATTTATCAAGCAAGGGAAGTATTTTTAAGCCATCAACCAACACTGGTAGTTTTAGATGCAGACCTGCCTGATGGTGATGGTATTGAGTTTTGTCGTTGGTTACATCGTCAGCAGCAGCCTCTAATCTTAATGCTATCTGCCCGTAATAGTGAAAGTGATATCGTCGCAGGTTTAAAGGCGGGTGCAGATGATTATCTGAGCAAACCTTTTGGGATGCAAGAGTTTTTGGCACGGGTAGAGGCACTAATTCGCCGGAAGCGCACACCTACTGCACCAGCTTATTTGGATTATGGCACTTTGCAGATCGATTTAGTTCAGCGCCGTGTCCGTTTCCAGGGGGAGTTCATTGACTTAACGCCCCAAGAATTCAGTTTGCTGTACGTTTTGGCACAAGCTGGGGGAGTGCCTCTGAGTAGGTCAGAATTACTGCGTCGTGCTTGGCCTGACGCTATCGATAACCCTCGTACCATTGATACTCACGTTTTATCGCTGCGGAAAAAGGTTGAACTTGATCCTCGCCAACCCAATTTGATTCAAACTATCCGCAATGTAGGATACCGTTTTAACATGGAAATTTTGAATAGCAATATTTCACAATCACAAACAACAAAGTTAGCTAGAGAGAGATTTAATAATCAACGTTCAACACTTAGTAGTAGTGTGTGA
- a CDS encoding ABC transporter ATP-binding protein, with protein sequence MNTAKATLRLKQVNLFTKLKTQLPGNQQGYPILQDISLEVFQGERIAIVGPVGAGKTSLLRLLNRLIEPTSGKIYLENQEYRQIPVIQLRQMLVLVLQESKLLGMTVGEALVYPLVLRGLSKQTIEQRVSHWIEQLHIPSECLGRTEVQLSAGQRQLVAIARALVIQPKILLLDEPTSALDAGTASHLMQVLTQLSQTHQTTILMVNHQLELAQMFCTRLLHLHQGHLLANQRVSEINWVELRESLIQAEAQDDFGF encoded by the coding sequence TTGAATACAGCAAAAGCCACACTCAGGCTAAAGCAAGTTAATCTGTTTACGAAGCTGAAAACCCAACTTCCAGGCAATCAGCAAGGATACCCCATATTGCAAGATATTTCCTTGGAAGTATTCCAGGGCGAACGCATTGCAATTGTAGGGCCAGTTGGCGCTGGAAAAACTTCGTTACTACGACTCCTCAACCGCCTCATTGAACCCACTAGTGGCAAAATCTATCTAGAAAATCAAGAATATCGCCAAATTCCCGTCATCCAGCTACGCCAGATGCTTGTACTTGTATTGCAAGAATCAAAACTGTTGGGGATGACAGTTGGGGAAGCCTTGGTTTATCCTTTAGTTTTGCGAGGTTTGTCCAAACAGACAATTGAGCAACGAGTCAGTCACTGGATAGAACAACTGCATATTCCCAGTGAATGTCTAGGGCGAACAGAGGTACAACTTTCTGCGGGACAACGACAACTAGTAGCGATCGCTCGTGCCTTAGTCATCCAGCCTAAAATATTATTATTAGACGAGCCAACCTCTGCCCTTGATGCTGGTACGGCTTCTCATCTAATGCAAGTCTTAACCCAGTTGAGTCAAACTCATCAAACCACGATTTTGATGGTAAACCACCAACTGGAACTAGCCCAGATGTTTTGTACTCGGTTATTACACCTACACCAAGGTCATTTATTGGCAAATCAAAGAGTCTCTGAAATAAACTGGGTTGAATTACGAGAAAGCTTAATTCAAGCAGAAGCTCAAGACGATTTTGGATTTTAA